From Taeniopygia guttata chromosome 3, bTaeGut7.mat, whole genome shotgun sequence:
tgtcgctgtgtgagtgtgtgtctgtgtgtgtgtctgtgtgtgtgtgagagtgtgtgtgtgtctgtgtgtctctgtgtgtgtctgtgtgtgtgtctgtctgtgtctgtgtgtgtgtctgtgtgtctctgtgtgtgtgtgtgtgtgtctgtgcgtgtgtgtgtctgtgtgtgtctctgtgtgtctctgtgtgtgtgagtgtgtgtgtctgtgtgtctgtgtgtgtgtgtctctctgtgtgtgtctgtgtgtgctgtcCCGCCTCTTCCTTCCCTGTCCTTCTCTGGCCCCATAGCCAGAGCTCTCTGCGCCCCGCTGGGCTCCTCCCTACCCGCCCCTATTGACTCAGTGCTCAGGCAGCCGGGCCGGCTTTcggggaagaggaaaaggagtggGAGAGGCCCCTGGGGGTGGGAGAAGCTGCGGGCGGCCCCTGACGCCCTCCCGGGCCGGGATGAGGGAAGAACCCGGAGAGCTGCGCCGGGAGGAGAGGCTGACGAGGTTAGAAAGCGTCTGAAATTGCTCCGGGCTTAGCCTTTTGGCGTAgcggggacaggacaggacccATGGCCTAGGTGCTGGGAGGGGGgctgcctcctcccagcccGCCCTCAATGCTGCTTTGTCCCCTTGGTGTTCCCTAAAGACAGCAGGGCTGCGACGGCCAGGCCGGAGAAGACAGGGCTCAgaacagggctgctgctggggatggggTGTGGGAGGTTCTCCAGGTGCGTGTGCCCACCCTGGGGGTCTCTGGTGCCAGACCAATGCTGCTGGAGAAGGTCCCTGCTGTGGGAGCGGTGGGGAATTAGGGATTCAGCCTCcaagcctggctctgtgtgatGGCTGATATCCCCAGGGGAGAGCAGGGTAGCAGACCCTGCCCCAGCGTGGCTGTGCCTGTTCTGTTGCAGGGAGTGGAGCAGAAGGTAGGGGTGCTGGTGCCAAGCTATGATGCCCTTTGGCGGGATGGCTGCTCGTGTGGAGAGAGACCGCTTGAGAGCCGAGGGGCTTGGTGAGCACAACAACGCCATCAAGTACCTCAACCAGGACTATGAGGCCCTCAAGCAGCAGTGCATTGAGAGTGGCACCCTCTTCAGGGATCCCCAATTCCCAGCTGGCCCATCTGCCCTTGGATTCAAGGAGCTGGGGCCACACTCCAGCAAGACACGGGGAGTAGAGTGGAAGCGTCCGTCGGTAAGTGCTGGGCTTGCTTCTTCTCAGGCTGGgctggtgtccctgccctgcacatCTGCACTGATGTGGTGTGCTGAGCTGCAGACTGGCCCTTGCTGGCACCCCTCAGTGCTCCGAGTCCCTGGATTGCTGCAGAGCCACTTTCCCAAGGGCCCAGGGTCGTTCCCAATGAGTGTCTGCTCAGAAAAGCATTGTGTTTAGCAGGCACTGCTTCCTCTGGGCAGCAAACTGTGGGCTTCAAAACAGATGGGTTGTGTTCTCGCTTCAAGGTGTCATGGCATGGATGTGCCACCCTCAGTAGCTGGGGCCTTTGAGAGTGCATATCCCCTAACACCATCAGGGCAAGGGAAATGTTCGCCTTATGGTGATGGCCTTGGGGTTGCAATCAAGCAGCCTTTCCTAGCAGAGGGCAGGGATCTCACAGGGAGCATATACTATTTCTCTCGAGTCAGAGTTGCAGtgggtgccagccctgctgaagCCCAGGCCCTGCCAAGGTCAAGCACCAGCATCTGATTCTGTCCTTCTGCAGGAATTAGTGGATGACCCTCAGTTCATCGTTGGTGGTGCCACCCGGACGGACATCTGCCAGGGGGCTCTGGGTGAGTGCTGAAGCTTTGTCCCTGGACCTTGGTCCAGGCATAGTGACTGGGGAGGGTTGGGTGGCCCTTTCCATTCAGTGAGGTGGAAACTGCACGTCAGGGGGCATCCTATGCCTCCTAGTAGCTCTAGGATAAAGCTCCACAAAAATGAGTTGATGTGTGCACTGTTTGACCATGCTGAGATCAGTGGAGATTCTGGGTACATCCATGCCTCACACATGCTGACAACaatgccaggagctgctccaaagaGCTCCCTGCTTTGGTAAATGCTGAGGGATGGCAGCTGCATGACAATAACAAACTGAGGTGGTGGTGACAAAATGCTTGCTAATGAATGTGGTGTGGCAGAAGGGTATTGAGAGGTGTACAAGTGATGATTTGTCTTATCTCCAGGGGTGTCTCCCAAGGCGAGAGCACTGAGGCAAGGAGAGAAGTGTGAATGGGCTGGGtaggtgtcatggtttgacactctttttccgtgtcaaaccacgacagtaGGCTAGCAGAGTTGAACCACAACTGGGATTTTTGGTCATCAGAAATGGATCTTGGAACCACAGACAGTGTTGTCCTGACTGGGAGCAAGTAGGGCACTTGATTGGGAGTACTGTATTCCTTAGCACATTTAGCATGCTGTTTTCAGGGTTGATTACATTTGATATATCCAGTAATTAGGACAAACTTGAGGTGGCAACTGGAGTGCGTAACAGCCCAAAGCACTGTGGTAGTGTTCACTTCATCATTAAAAACTCAGAAATGGCATTTTGTCACAGCCAAACCACAGCCCAATTACAGGTTATCCAGGCTCAAGGCTAAGGTGTGAAAGGCTTCaaaggcaaaagagaaaaaagaatcaaGTCAAAGAATTTAAAAGCACAGTTCTGGCCTGGAGCAGCACTTGTGGTTAAGATCTCTCGGAAGGAAAAGTGCGGTGGCATTGCTTGCAATTTGAGAAGTTGGGGCAGCGGCATGAAACCGCTTGCTTACTAAAATGGCCTTTTACATGTAAAGTGTAATTCCACTGCAGAACTTGCTGTCTGACATATGGAGGGCAGTCATATGAATGAGTTCCAGGAGGGTCCAAATAaatggctgcaggagggggCTGTTGGTGCTGACTGTGTGTGGTGGTCTGGACACAGGCTCCAGGTGAGGGAGGAACATTCCCAATTGCCTTGAGCTAATACTTCTCTTAGTGGTTGAGCAAGCCTGGATCACTGGATCACTGAGTTCTGCTTGATGGACCTTCTCTGGTTTTTCCATGGACTTTTTGAGCTGGGTAGCCCCAAACATTTGCACGGAGAGCACACCATGGGCTCCTAAACATCTGTCACCTACCCTCTCAGCTAGGGAGGTGATGGGTACTCATACCagcttcctctccttccccaggcgactgctggctgctggctgccaTTGGCTCCCTCACGCTCAACGAGGAGCTCCTGCACCGCGTGGTGCCCCATGGACAGAGCTTCCAGGAGGACTATGCTGGCATCTTTCACTTCCAGGTGGGCTGGGAGCTTTTGGCCCTCCACAGCTGGTGGGCAGAAGCAAGGGTGGTGGGTCAAGACCATCCCTCTGGGGTAGGGATGAGGAAGCCATGTGATGCTCTGAGCTCACGCTACTTCCTCTTTACCCCCCAGATCTGGCAGTTTGGTGAGTGGGTGGACGTGGTGGTGGATGACCAGCTGCCCACCAAGGATGGGGAACTTCTGTTTGTCCACTCGGCGGAGTGCACCGAGTTCTGGAGTGCTCTGCTGGAGAAGGCCTATGCCAAGTGGGTATCCCTGTGGTGGTCATGTGGTTGGGTGGGCATGTATGGGGTAGGGCACCTCCCTGTGCAGGGTGGAGGGAAGGGAGTCTCCTCTGTCACTGGCCCTGCTTGTGCTGGGTGGCCGGGCAGCTGCAGTGCGCTACCTCCTTGTCTCCTCACGCGCCCCTCAGGCTGAACGGCTGCTACGAGTCACTCTCGGGGGGCAGCACCACCGAGGGCTTCGAGGATTTCACGGGCGGCGTGGCAGAGATGTACGACCTGAAGCGGCCGCCACGCAACATGGGCCACATCATCCGCAAGGCGCTGGAGAGGGGctccctgctgggctgctccaTCGATGTAAGTGATGTGGCGGGATGAGCCAGCGCTCTGCCACAGCGCTGGCCAAAGTGAGGCCTCACAGCCAAGGCTGTACCAGCAGTCCCCTCACTGTGACACCGGTGGAAGGTTACTTCTTTGCCCTCTTACCGCAGCACTCTttccagagcagccctgtggcatAACACGTGGCTCCTTTGGATGGAGCGGGATTGTTCATCTCAAGTGCAGGGGACTACGGGTAACTCCGGCCATGTTTTGCATCAGCAAATTACCTGGAGCAGGGTTTTTAAATTCTGATGTTTGGGAGGTTCCTTAATGGATCTTCGGTGTCCTCTGTTAAAGAAACTGTCTTTAAATTGTCCACAACCAGCAGCCTTTGAGCACAGGGAGTTGATGCCTGCTACTTCTCTTGGCTGGAGCAGTGCAAAGCAAGGAGAATTCTCCACACAGTGGAGGGAAGGGGTAGGGATAAGACTACATGAATTCAGTCCTACTGACTTGAGCATTACACGTCTCCTCAGATCACAAGTGCCTTTGATATGGAAGCAGTGACTTTCAAGAAGCTGGTGAAGGGCCACGCCTATTCAGTCACAGCCTTCAGAGATGTGAGTCACCTAGATTAGACTTTAATAGCAATAGCAGACTGGCCAGTGGCATGGGCTCCACCTCCTGTGTCTGGTGTCTGGCAGGTGAACTACCGGGGTCAGCAGGAACAACTCATCCGCATCAGGAACCCCTGGGGTCAGGTGGAGTGGACTGGAGCCTGGAGTGATGGGTAAGCAGGACAGAAGGGATGGCAGTTTTGCTCTGTCAGGCCAGCAAGCACTGTGCACACTGCAGTCAAACATGGGGCAATGCTGAGGGGAAGCTCACAGtgtgcagagccctccgcaTCAGAAAGAGAGGAGTCGAGGGCCAGCTCTGAATTGCTCTCAGGAGTCCTTATATCTAATTGTCTCTCTCCTGCTATTCCAGTTCTGCTGAGTGGAACAACATTGACCCTGATGagagggaagagctgcagctgaagatgGAGGATGGAGAGTTCTGGTGAGTGCTGGAACAAGGTGCTGCTCTGTTTCAGCAGCCAGTctggggaggagcagaggaatTGGGGAGAAATCCTGCAGAGGAACTGGGGAGAAATCCTGCAGTCATTCTTCACCTGAAGTGCATAACCTGCCTTTATGAGCTGGCTTCCCTGCCCTGGAGAGCTTGCCAGCATTTTCTCATCTGATCTAGTTAATAAATTTCCTCCCTTAAAGGAAATTCAGGCCaactaaatgcaaaataaacatcTAGGAAGAGTAAATTTACTGTCACTTAATTCTCCTGAAATGTTAGCTTGGTCCAGAGCTACTTGcactctcctccctccccacagcagTGCCCGGGCCTCAGCCCCTACTTGTCTCCCACAGGATGTCTTTCCGTGACTTCATGAGGGAGTTCTCCAGGCTCGAGATCTGCAACCTGACCCCCGATGCCCTCACCAAGGACGAGCTCAGCAGATGGCACACACAGGTGTTCGAGGGCACGTGGCGCCGGGGGAGCACTGCCGGGGGCTGCAGGAATCACCCAGGTATTCGTGGCCTCCACATCTGTGCTCTTGGCAACTTGATGAAACCAGGTGTCTCATCCATACATCATCTTCCTCCCAGCCACATTCTGGATCAACCCCCAGTTTAAGATCAAGCTGCTGGAAGAAGATGATGACCCTGGGGATGATGAGGTGGCCTGCAGCTTCCTGGTGGCTCTGATGCAGAAGCATCGACGGCGCGAGCGGCGGGTGGGAGGTGACATGCACACCATTGGCTTTGCTGTCTACGAGGTAACCCCTGCCCACCCCAAGCCTTCTTCCTTGGGacaggctcagccctgccagtCCCACTTCAACCCCAGTCCTCAAGAAAATCTTTTCCACCGGCTTTGGCCAGCTGTGGGCTAATGTCCCCCATcctgtgctctctgcagctgtaaGGGATGGGGCAGGTACTGggattctgatttttttccccttttcccttctaTCTGTAGGTTCCTGAGGAGGTACGTCCTGAGCTGTCAGAGCCTACCCTATCTTGGAGGGAAGCGCAAGACTGGGCAAAAATGGGTTGATGCATCCAGTGGCATGGGAGCTCCCACAGCACTGGCTCTGGCTAGGGTGATAGTGGCAGCTGGGCACCTCCATGTGGGAGAGAGACATGGCTCCTGCTGGatggacagggcagggctgtcctAACTGATGGGCTGGTGCTGGTCCCACCACTCCCTGTGGGTGCTTCCCATTGTGGTCCACAAGCACattccttcccccaggcccAGGGCATGCAGAATGTGCACTTGAAGAAGGACTTCTTCCTGCGAAACCAGTCCCGGGCACGGTCTGAGACCTTCATCAACCTGCGGGAGGTGAGCAACCAGATCCGGCTGCCCCCCGGCGAGTACATCATTGTGCCCTCCACCTTCGAGCCGCACAAGGAGGCCGACTTCGTCCTGCGCGTTTTCACCGAGAAACAGTCGGACACAGCGTGAGTCCTGCCTGGGAGGGACACCCCGTGTCTGTGAGCAGTGGGATGTTCCCCACTGCAGGCAGcctgctgcctggggaccctgctcATCACTTTGGTTTCCCCTTTCTGCCCCAGGGAGCTGGATGAGGAGATCTCGGCAGATCTGGCAGATGAGGTAGGAGCTGCCACTTTGGATCAGCTAGCGCTGAAGTTCTGGCACTTGGGAAGGGGAGCTGCAGGCAAGGGGTGGCTGTCTGAGTCTGGGACGTCAGTGTGGCTGTAGAGGGGCTGGCAAGGTTGAGGTGATGGGGATGTGGGAATGAAGAAGAGAAGAACAAAGAAGAGCTTCTTTCCAGTTGGCGTTTATTGAGCCTGGAAggcagggcagtgcctgggTTTGAGCACTAACCTATTCTTTTGGTTTGCATCACCCTAGGAGGAAATAACTGAGGATGACATAGAGGACAGCTTCAAGAACATGttccagcagctggcaggggaGGTGAGTATGGCTGCACCAAGCTCTGGAAAGCCCtctggggaggagaagggacAGAACCAAACCCCTGGCCGTGGGAGTTGAGCCCACCACACGCTCGCTCAGTCCCATCCTGCAAGACAAGCCCATCTGTGCTGTGCCTCAGgccagctgcctgcagggatgGTGTGATGACAGGGGCAGATTTGGCGAAGAGCATCCAGCTGTGACCAAAACTCTTCTGAGTGTACAAGAAATGTAATGGCATCCTCATGTTTTGTGACTAAGGCAGTGATGTTTAGGCAGGAGGGGGACAATGGCCACAAGTGGGGTGGAGAGCAGGCAAGGGGTGATGCTAAGTCTGCTTCTGCTCCAGGACATGGAAATCAGCGTCTTTGAGCTTCGGACTATTCTGAACAGAGTCATCTCTAGACGTAAGCACTAGCGTTCCTACCCcttgctccctgcagcccaggctgggtttTGGTGCATGTGCTCAacctcctcctttctcctcagACAAAGATCTGAAAACAGATGGGTTCAGCCTGGACTCCTGCCGCAACATGGTCAACCTGATGGATGTATCCTCTTGGTGCTGTGGGCCAGGGCTGGTTTTCGTGGTGCTTAGCCTACAAGAAACAAGACTTGTCTCTTGGAGCTGGAGCTTGGCTCTCCAGCGGTGATGAAGCTGTTTaactgggggaagaaaagaagttGTCCTTATGGCTTCAGGGCCACCTGCCCTACACTCTTCGACTTCAGCAGCAGGTTTTTTGGCAAGGGCTATCATTTCCTCTGTTTGCTTGGGCCCTGGCTCTGCCACCAAAAGCCCAGCACAGTCCCACCCCATGCCTTCTACTTTCACCACCAGGAGGAAGTTCCTATGTTTCACTTCCCACAGGCTCCCTAGCCAGATGTGCTGTTGTGCCACCCAGCCTTTGAGGCACTCCTCAAAGGGAACAAGGACTATTTGGTTTCTTTCCTCCAAACCATCCTGTCTAGCTGTTGTGGATGAGTCAAGTGACAGGAGACATGGCCAGTGTCCTGCTTGTACAAGGACATGTAGCTGGGGGGTCAGGCAAGGAGCACCTCTGAGtccttctccagcctggccctACAACATTCCTTTTTGCTGCAGGCTAGCCCAGCTTTGGTCCAAGGACAGCACAGCAATGTGCTTCctactgcagcagcacagctgctcccagggagtGGCATGGCTGCTACTTCAAGTGTTACCCTTTCTTTGCTGGGTTGCAGGCTTTTTGCTGATGCTGCATAGGATAGAGGGGAAGGCTGGGAGAAAAATTGGGCAGGCCAGGTGTGTCCAGGCTTTTCTCACCTCCTGTGGCTGGGATCTGGTAGCTTTGCCTTTGTACCCCCCGCCACCCTTTCCTGGCTGCTTTGACCTCCTTGACCCTCTGCTCCCCAGAAAGACGGCAGTGCCCGCCTTGGGCTGGTAGAATTCCAGATCCTATGGAACAAGATCCGGAGCTGGCTGGTGAGGAGGAGAGAGGACAGGGTGCactgcacagggacagcaccccTCCTGAGGCAGCAGGGAGTGGGGACAGCCAGACTGGAGGCCAGAGGAGAGCACTCCCTTCATGTCCTCTGTGATGTTTTTGCAGACGATCTTTCGCCAGTATGACCTGGATAAGTCAGGCACCATGAGCTCCTATGAGATGCGCATGGCTCTGGAGTCAGCCGGTAAGTCTGGAGAAGGATGCAACTGGCCtggaggctggggagggggctcctGCTGTCAGAGTCTTGTTCTGAATAGCAGGAGAAGAGTGTAACCAGCCTACATTGCATGCTTGAAGCCAACTTGTTGTAGTGAGATGTGGCCCCTGTATGCACCAGGCTTTCTGTATCACAGCTGTGCCAAGTGTTGGAGCCTCAGAGTTAGAGATGCATGCAAGATGGTCCCAGCCTCTGCCCTCCTCTGACCTGCAGAATCCCATCTTGGCAAAGCAGAGGCCTGGGGTGGGTCAGTGAGCTAACTAGTCATAtgtggctgcagggagagcatcCCCTCTTCGTATTGAGGCTGAACACAGTGCCCTTCCTTGGGTGGGTTGGTGGACTTTGTGTGGGTGCATGGACTTTTCACAACTACACCCTactctcctgcctccctgggTGGCTGACTGCTGTCTGCCTTGCAGGTTTCAAGCTGAACAACAAGCTGCATCAGGTGGTGGTGGCGCGCTATGCGGACAATGACATGGGCGTGGACTTTGACAACTTTGTCTGCTGCCTTCTGAAGCTGGAGACCATGTTCAGTGAGTGATGGCCCTgcggcagggagggcaggaacaGAGAGATATGTTACTCACTTTGCTTGCGTCCCTGCAGGGTTCTTCCGTAGCATGGACCCTGAAGGTACTGGCACTGCTGTCATGAACCTTTCTGAGGTGAGAGTTCAGTCCAGTgaaatttggggtgggaaacAAGGGGACATGGCATTAGGGTGAATGAGACACCTGGGGTGGGTGGTTGAAagtcctccagctcctgggtaGGGAAAGAACCCATAAAAGATCAAGGTGAGTAAATAGGACTGCTGCAGGCCCTGTGTTTCATGGAGGGCTGTTAAAATTTACTCATGAGGACATGCCAAAAATGCACGCTGCTcatcccttctccctctccttcccagtggctgctgctgacGATGTGTGGCTAGGAGTTACAACAGATCTGCTGAAGCTGGGACACCCCAATGGGCCAGGCCCACTCCAAGTGCCTCCCCTCGGATCTATGGATACAGGATACTCTTTCCCCCTTGCTCCATCCCACGCTGAGCCACCAGCCCTACCTCCCAGCAAGTCTCACACCATTTTCTCCAGTGGACCAGGGGTTAAGGCAGGCAGGGGAttcccttctcctcttctgGGCTGGGCTTCTTTCCACATCCCCTTGCTCCCTCTCACCCCAGAATAGGAGGAGGGCGAGCAGCATGGGGTACCTGTGAATCCCTGTATGGTGGCAAGCTGGGGGCCAGCTGCAGAGCACGgagaggcagctgctggggcatGAGGGGGAGGACACTTGTATTGCTTTATCTAGTGCTGACCCATCCCCTCCAGCACACATTGCCTATCTCTGCACCCACACCTGGGAGCATCAGCACATATTGCCTTGCTCAGGCAGCAGGTTCCTGAAGAAGCCACAGTGGCCTTCTGGGAGGAGGAATGGCCACACTCGATAGCATGAAGCCTTGCACCGTACTTATCACCACTAAGCACAACCAAAGCGTGGAGCCTGCTGGCTCTTTTCTGCGTGGCATTCAACACATCCCTTCCACCTCCATGGCCCTGCCTAAGCCCACCACTGGGTCAAGCTCTACAACTCAAGCACTGAATGTTTTGGGGCTCCTCCATCATGTGAACACACGCAACCCTGTAGTGCAGCACTGAAGCTCCTCTTGCCCACGCAGGCACAGCTACGCCATCACTGTCACAGCAGCCTGGCCTCCCctcccatccctgggagctcctgggacaTCTGCTGCCCTTGGTCATGGCCCACAGCAGGGCTAAGGGGTACAGCACCCAAGAGGCAATGCCTTCCTCCAGAGAGCAAGGGGTGGTGGTTTATGGGGGTCTGCGGCAcaaagttggtttttttctcccaatCCCTCATCCTCCCATACTGTAACACTGTCCTCTTATCTTGGGCTCCTTTGCCCAGAGCGGATGAACTCCAGTGCCAACATATTTGCACTTCTCTGTGCTACTCCATTCCCCTCACCTTCTTCTGGGGTAATGGGgtggctccagcctggcagtgaGTGAGGGCCCGTCCCCTGCCCTGTCGAGGCAGGCAGGCAGTTTGCTTCCCCAGACCCCTGTTGTCACTGGAGGATGCACCTGCAGCAATAAccactgctgcctgcccagcagctctgcttcctcacCCTGCTCACTGTGCTCTCCAGGAATAAACAGATCTGTTAGACCTGTGGTCTGGGAGGTGTCCTGGGGTCTGCGTCCTCCCTCTGCTCACTGTGGGCTGGTGCAGAGCCAAGCCTCGGTCACGCTGCTtgcccagcctggggcacaAGTGGAGCAGCACCATCAGAGCAGGTCTTGCTATGGGGCTGGAGACATCCACATTCCCTAGGACTTTATAAAACTTGCCTCTTCCTTTCTCAATGCTTACACATGGGGCAGCACCACATAGAGAGGGAAAGGAGCACTGCTCTTAAAGAAACGTGTCTTTtggaggctggggaggggaaagaggaTAGGATGGAGTTAACTATGGAGCTGGTGGAAGTGGAGAGCAGCCTGGAACTCTGCACCCTGGAAAGGGACCAACAGAGGTTTATTTCTTCCCTGGGTACAGCCTGTGGGAAGTGAGTATTTTCACCTGCTTTCTTTGAGGTCATGCCAATTATAGCTAGAAGTAGAAACTTTCCACAAAAATGAGAGTGAAGTGCTGGATAGTGGAGCTTTTCACAGCGTGGCTCAGAGCCACTTGCTGTCAGCACATCCTGCTAATTGCTCACACTCCAGAAGGACATTGCAGCCTGGATGGCCCAGGGGTGCTCAGCATTTGTAAGAGCAGTGACCTTGTGTACTTCATCCATCCCAGTATCTCAATATCCCTTATATGGGTGCCCTTTGGACCAGCCCAGCTCTCTGGGACCAGCATCCCCACAGTGGGGCAGCACCCAGTTCTGGTGCAAGCCAGCCTGGCTCAGAGCACAGACAGGAGCTGAGGTGTGCCGGCAGGAGGAAACAGCCCCCCAGCTTTCTCACAAGGCTGCCCTCTCCTACAGAGGCTCCCCAAGGCTGAATGGAGGTGGGCAGGCTACTTGTGCTTGTCACTTGACTGCCTGTGAGCTGAGCTGCCTCCCTGTGGGGTGGGAGTACCTTAGGGCTTGCCAGCCCAGGCTTCATGCTCCTCCAtgcaatcccaaatcccctgcAAAACAAGGCTGAGGTGGGACAGAACAGGGGTGCAGTCAGGtagagctgtcccagctgcagggcctcGTCATGCACACAGAGGCCCAATTATAGGGGATGGTGACACCCTGGCTTTGGGATGACAGGTGCCCCTGGCGTAGCCTTACCAGgagccccctccctccctccctctgggtgCCAGCTGGCAGATCCCTTCCCTCGCTGgccccagcagctggcagaTCAGTATCAGCAGGGAGTCGGCAGCTGGGGGCTTCCCCAGCTACCAGCTAATGCCACTAAAAGTAGCCTGGCTCCTCCCCCTCATTGCAAAGGCGGCAAGGAAGATGCCCAGCAGACACCTTAAATCCTGAGGTGAGGGGAATAGCAAGGGGGCCAGCTGTGACCAAACCTGCTCTTAGCTTTGGCTCAGTCCTGGACAGACACTAGCCAGCACTTGTGCCTTTCCCACACCTATCCCGTAGATCTGTGCTGGGTGGGCCAGCAGCGACCATGGACACACAGCACCACTGCTCTTGCTCCCCAACATCCCAGCATTTCCTGCACCTCATTTGGCCCTGTCTCCcgcagcccagagctgcctgcccTCCCTGGGGGTTCCCCTTCTTCCACCAGCTGCTCGTGTCCAttccccaggcacaggagccGGCCAGGACCGCAGCCCATCCCCAGCTGGCCCaccagctgccccagcagctgggctctggcaTCTCTCCCTTGGCTATGCTTCAGTCTGCCCCATTCCCGTGGGCACAAGGGGCCTTTGTGTGAGCAGAGACGGGGTGTGGGGGCCCAGCCCAGCATTGCAAGcttgggctggggacagccacagctgagaGATCGTGGGTGGGCAGCAGCTGACTCTGGCAtggccccacagctcccagccaggcacGGCAGTCTCCCCACTACTGCAAGGGATATCAGGCAGGAAAGCcctctcctcatcctccttGTCCCTCCAGCACCAGCGGCATCCTGCAGTCACTGCTGGCTGAGGAAGCAGCACCAACACCAGTACTGAGCCTCAGCAACTGTGCCAAGGGATGCTAAGGTCTCAGCCACCCCACAAAGGGAGCAGGAGGCTTGGGACTTGGGGCAGGGGCCAGGAGTGCCAGCCAGCAGCTGCCGGATTCAGC
This genomic window contains:
- the CAPN11 gene encoding calpain-11 — protein: MMPFGGMAARVERDRLRAEGLGEHNNAIKYLNQDYEALKQQCIESGTLFRDPQFPAGPSALGFKELGPHSSKTRGVEWKRPSELVDDPQFIVGGATRTDICQGALGDCWLLAAIGSLTLNEELLHRVVPHGQSFQEDYAGIFHFQIWQFGEWVDVVVDDQLPTKDGELLFVHSAECTEFWSALLEKAYAKLNGCYESLSGGSTTEGFEDFTGGVAEMYDLKRPPRNMGHIIRKALERGSLLGCSIDITSAFDMEAVTFKKLVKGHAYSVTAFRDVNYRGQQEQLIRIRNPWGQVEWTGAWSDGSAEWNNIDPDEREELQLKMEDGEFWMSFRDFMREFSRLEICNLTPDALTKDELSRWHTQVFEGTWRRGSTAGGCRNHPATFWINPQFKIKLLEEDDDPGDDEVACSFLVALMQKHRRRERRVGGDMHTIGFAVYEVPEEAQGMQNVHLKKDFFLRNQSRARSETFINLREVSNQIRLPPGEYIIVPSTFEPHKEADFVLRVFTEKQSDTAELDEEISADLADEEEITEDDIEDSFKNMFQQLAGEDMEISVFELRTILNRVISRHKDLKTDGFSLDSCRNMVNLMDKDGSARLGLVEFQILWNKIRSWLTIFRQYDLDKSGTMSSYEMRMALESAGFKLNNKLHQVVVARYADNDMGVDFDNFVCCLLKLETMFRFFRSMDPEGTGTAVMNLSEWLLLTMCG